One region of Quercus lobata isolate SW786 chromosome 2, ValleyOak3.0 Primary Assembly, whole genome shotgun sequence genomic DNA includes:
- the LOC115961998 gene encoding uncharacterized protein LOC115961998, giving the protein MYPDLYKGLGLKSENLAAYSSPLVSFEGRMIVPKGQIRLPVQIGTDVVEVDFFIVDVFSPYTAIIGRPWLHTVGVVSSTLHQKVKYPSGGQVLEIVGSQAAARQCLVVAIQHRPKAETSATADNGLWQSKAQHYP; this is encoded by the coding sequence ATGTACCCTGACTTGTataaggggctaggtttgaagtCTGAGAACTTGGCGGCCTACAGTTCTCCTCTggtgagttttgagggaagaATGATTGTCCCAAAAGGTCAAATCAGACTACCTGTACAAATCGGTACGGATGTAGTGGAAGTGGACTTCTTCATTGTAGATGTTTTCTCTCCATACACGGCTATTAtaggcagaccttggcttcatacaGTGGGGGTCGTTTCCTCTACTCTACACCAGAAGGTAAAATACCCATCCGGAGGCCAGGTTTTGGAAATAGTAGGAAGTCAGGCTGCAGCCCGACAATGCCTGGTAGTGGCTATCCAACATCGACCAAAGGCGGAGACCTCGGCTACCGCCGATAATGGTTTATGGCAATCGAAAGCCCAGCATTACCCTTAA